One genomic window of Caballeronia sp. SBC1 includes the following:
- a CDS encoding ABC transporter permease subunit — protein MSAPIIVLLLVMLVYPVGQLLLLSVHNDSGFTLVEYKRLFASSVYVDVLLITLKISLWTTFFSVLTGYPIAYLISSLTRERKNRLLFWVLLSFWTSFLVRTFAWVVLLGRNGVINQVLLGLGIIDRPLSLLYNFSAVIVGMVHALMPLAVLTMLSVMENIDRRLPSAAATLGARPGTVFWKVYFPLSLPGVAAGALMVFVTAIGFFITPTLLGGRHQTMITQLIIDQVMQALNWGFAGAISVLLLVVVLLVFLIYDRMVGLSTMAGGSSAARGPKHGGGWSRKLGDVILTALGNATDAVIGLFPKRRKRRAANGESLTLRVVVILLLVFLSAPAFLMIPLSFDSASGLAWPPHGFSLQWYRQITDSPLWMQAITRSMLVGIGTGILSMLIGTPAAFLLVRGGMKGKAAMLAFILAPVVVPRMIIAVGVFYFFAKIGLIGSSFGLVLGHTVVAVPYVVITMMAVLRNYDTRLDLAAHSMGARPWATLRRVTFPILSAGLMSSFLFAFATSFDELTIALFSSGGLSTTLPKQFWDEITMQISPVIAAVSTCLFVFIAALIWVADRLRRRSLAS, from the coding sequence ATGAGCGCGCCGATCATCGTGTTGCTGTTGGTGATGCTCGTGTACCCCGTCGGCCAGTTGTTGTTGCTGAGCGTGCATAACGACAGCGGCTTCACGCTCGTGGAATACAAGCGGCTCTTTGCATCGTCCGTGTATGTGGATGTATTGCTGATCACGCTGAAGATCTCGTTGTGGACGACCTTCTTCTCCGTGCTCACTGGTTATCCGATCGCGTACCTGATTTCCTCGCTGACGCGGGAGCGCAAGAACCGCCTGCTGTTCTGGGTCCTGCTCTCCTTCTGGACCAGCTTTCTCGTGCGCACATTCGCATGGGTCGTGCTGCTCGGACGCAACGGCGTGATCAATCAAGTGCTGCTTGGACTTGGCATCATCGACCGGCCGTTGAGCCTGCTCTACAACTTTTCCGCCGTGATCGTGGGCATGGTCCACGCGCTGATGCCGCTCGCGGTGCTGACCATGCTCTCCGTGATGGAGAACATCGACCGCCGCTTGCCAAGCGCTGCCGCCACGCTCGGCGCGCGTCCCGGCACGGTGTTCTGGAAAGTGTATTTTCCGCTGTCGCTGCCGGGCGTTGCAGCAGGCGCCTTGATGGTGTTCGTCACGGCTATCGGCTTCTTCATCACGCCCACGCTGCTCGGTGGACGACATCAGACCATGATTACGCAACTGATCATCGACCAGGTGATGCAGGCGCTGAACTGGGGTTTCGCGGGAGCAATCTCCGTGCTGTTGCTGGTGGTCGTGTTGCTCGTGTTCCTGATCTATGACCGCATGGTGGGCCTTTCCACCATGGCCGGCGGCAGCTCGGCGGCACGCGGTCCGAAGCACGGCGGCGGCTGGAGCCGAAAGCTCGGCGATGTGATTCTGACCGCGCTCGGCAACGCGACCGATGCCGTGATTGGTCTATTTCCCAAACGTCGCAAACGCCGCGCCGCCAACGGCGAAAGCCTGACGTTGCGCGTGGTGGTGATCCTGCTACTTGTATTCCTGAGCGCCCCTGCGTTCCTGATGATTCCGCTCTCTTTCGATTCCGCGTCCGGGCTCGCGTGGCCGCCGCATGGCTTCTCGTTGCAGTGGTATCGGCAGATCACTGATTCGCCGTTGTGGATGCAGGCCATTACACGCTCGATGCTGGTGGGTATTGGCACCGGCATCCTCTCGATGCTGATCGGCACGCCCGCTGCATTCCTGCTTGTGCGCGGCGGCATGAAGGGCAAGGCGGCCATGCTCGCTTTCATCCTCGCGCCTGTCGTGGTGCCGCGCATGATCATCGCGGTAGGAGTGTTCTATTTCTTCGCGAAGATCGGCTTGATTGGATCGTCGTTCGGCCTCGTTCTCGGCCACACCGTGGTGGCTGTGCCTTACGTGGTGATTACCATGATGGCCGTGCTGCGCAACTACGACACGCGCCTGGATCTCGCCGCGCACAGCATGGGCGCGCGCCCGTGGGCCACGCTGCGCCGCGTCACGTTCCCGATTCTGAGCGCGGGGTTGATGTCGTCGTTCCTGTTCGCTTTCGCTACCTCCTTCGATGAACTGACTATCGCGCTGTTCTCGTCCGGCGGCTTGAGCACGACCTTGCCCAAGCAGTTCTGGGATGAAATCACGATGCAGATTTCACCGGTCATTGCAGCCGTTTCCACGTGCCTGTTCGTCTTTATTGCAGCTTTGATCTGGGTCGCGGACCGGTTGCGGCGCCGCAGCCTCGCTTCTTGA
- the dapA gene encoding 4-hydroxy-tetrahydrodipicolinate synthase, which produces MLSANQLRGVLPAIPTPVNSDDTINADAARALMRYLLKQGVDGVVPLGGTGEYGALSRAERIRMAEITAAEAAGKIPVIAGVLDPGYHDAMQAGKNFAAAGADGLLLLTPYYTNPTQGGIRDYFMRYADESPLPILIYEIPYRTRIAIAPEVLHELSKHERIIGMKACNTDMWHFLRTVAGVDESFAVLSGEDTLFPLHVAAGARGGIVVTATLLPTAWRKIYQLASEGKTQEALTLHRSLIPLMNMAFAETNPGPMKSVMDLIDVHAPAMLAPLVQAEAGLSARLRVELEKQLNLFERGL; this is translated from the coding sequence ATGCTTTCAGCAAACCAACTGCGTGGCGTCTTGCCGGCCATTCCTACCCCCGTCAATTCCGACGACACCATCAATGCCGATGCCGCTCGCGCGCTGATGCGCTATCTGCTGAAGCAAGGCGTGGACGGAGTCGTGCCGCTTGGCGGTACGGGTGAATATGGCGCACTCTCGCGCGCCGAGCGCATTCGCATGGCCGAGATCACGGCGGCGGAGGCAGCGGGCAAGATCCCCGTGATCGCGGGCGTGCTCGACCCCGGTTATCACGACGCGATGCAAGCCGGAAAGAACTTCGCCGCGGCTGGCGCCGATGGTCTGCTCTTGCTGACGCCCTACTACACGAACCCGACGCAAGGCGGCATTCGGGATTACTTCATGCGTTACGCCGATGAATCGCCGCTGCCGATTCTTATCTATGAGATCCCGTACCGCACGCGGATTGCGATTGCGCCCGAGGTGCTGCACGAGTTGTCGAAGCACGAGCGGATCATCGGCATGAAGGCGTGCAACACGGACATGTGGCATTTCCTGCGCACCGTGGCGGGCGTGGACGAATCGTTCGCGGTGCTAAGCGGTGAGGATACGTTGTTCCCGTTGCACGTGGCGGCCGGTGCGCGCGGTGGGATCGTGGTGACGGCAACGCTGCTGCCGACTGCGTGGCGAAAAATTTATCAGTTGGCTTCAGAGGGGAAGACGCAGGAAGCGTTGACGTTACATCGCTCGCTGATTCCGCTAATGAACATGGCGTTCGCCGAGACCAATCCCGGCCCGATGAAGTCCGTGATGGACCTGATCGATGTCCATGCACCCGCGATGCTTGCGCCGCTGGTTCAGGCGGAAGCGGGGTTGTCGGCGCGGTTGCGCGTGGAACTGGAGAAACAACTCAACTTGTTTGAGCGAGGGCTTTGA
- a CDS encoding IclR family transcriptional regulator, with amino-acid sequence MSKSAVGTPEEPNETRAARSSLFVGSTEKAFQVLHAFDGPSRHMTLVDIARASGLDRSATQRLVHTLEALGYLYRVPETRNYGLTTKVLQFSYNYVRANELIDKASPYLLDISRRLGETTNLLELDGHEIVFVARFPGQHLVNIDIVVGARLPAMFTAAGIAILSRLSDERVREILAQTRLDPLTHYTETHPDKLLERVRKVARRGYAVIENETVLGDISVAAPVTDHGGMAVAAINISVPTSRWSIERVEAELAQHVQVAATSISKARLSTYKR; translated from the coding sequence ATGTCCAAAAGCGCCGTTGGCACGCCTGAAGAGCCGAACGAGACAAGGGCCGCGCGCTCGTCGTTGTTCGTCGGATCGACTGAAAAAGCCTTCCAGGTCCTGCACGCCTTTGACGGTCCGAGCCGTCACATGACCCTTGTCGATATCGCCCGGGCATCCGGTCTCGATCGCAGCGCGACACAGCGCCTTGTGCATACGCTCGAAGCGCTTGGCTACCTTTACCGGGTGCCCGAAACGCGCAACTACGGTCTGACGACGAAGGTGTTGCAGTTCTCGTACAACTACGTACGCGCCAACGAACTCATCGACAAAGCGTCGCCGTATCTGCTCGATATCAGCCGGCGTCTCGGCGAAACCACCAACCTGCTGGAACTCGACGGCCACGAGATCGTGTTCGTCGCGCGCTTTCCGGGGCAGCATCTGGTGAACATCGACATTGTGGTTGGCGCTCGCTTGCCGGCCATGTTCACCGCTGCGGGCATAGCAATCCTTTCGCGTCTGTCGGACGAGCGCGTGCGCGAAATCCTGGCGCAAACGCGGCTTGACCCGCTGACGCACTACACCGAAACCCATCCCGACAAGCTGCTCGAACGCGTACGTAAAGTCGCGCGCCGGGGTTACGCGGTCATTGAGAACGAGACCGTGCTCGGCGATATTTCCGTCGCCGCGCCGGTCACGGATCACGGCGGCATGGCTGTTGCCGCGATCAACATCTCGGTGCCCACGTCGCGGTGGTCGATCGAACGCGTTGAAGCTGAACTCGCGCAGCACGTGCAAGTTGCCGCGACCTCGATTTCGAAAGCGCGGCTGTCGACTTACAAGCGTTGA
- a CDS encoding alpha-hydroxy acid oxidase — MLASVAEYRIAARRRLPRLAFDYLDGGAEDGNALRRNTDAYGQWLFKPRVLTDVSRCSITTHFFGREAAAPLIVGPTGLNGLFWPRADELLAQAASRASLPFVLSTASTSLLEDVRAAAPQGDLWMQLYVQQDRGIAEDLMGRAAAAGYSTLVLTVDVPVHGKRDHDTRNGFRLPLRMSPKLLADCLAHPHWCWQMARAGSPQLKNIAKSVGEHTDLSRHAAMLSRQMDLTLGWTDLDWVRRHWSGKVIVKGIMSREDALLAVAHGADGVVVSNHGGRQLGSTFAPLELLPGIVAAVRGKTEIFIDGGVRRGSDALKAVALGARGALLGRAPLYGLASRGAAGAGEVLALMMDEMLISLRLLGCQGVGELGPAFVGRDGSRGSDLV; from the coding sequence ATGCTTGCCTCTGTCGCTGAGTACCGGATCGCTGCAAGGCGGCGTTTGCCGCGGCTTGCGTTTGACTACCTGGATGGCGGCGCCGAAGACGGCAACGCACTGCGCCGCAACACTGATGCGTACGGGCAGTGGCTGTTCAAACCACGCGTGCTCACGGATGTGTCTCGCTGTTCAATCACAACGCATTTTTTTGGTCGCGAAGCGGCCGCGCCGCTGATCGTGGGACCGACGGGTCTGAACGGACTCTTCTGGCCGCGCGCCGACGAACTGCTTGCACAGGCCGCGAGCCGCGCGAGCTTGCCGTTCGTGTTGTCGACAGCATCTACGTCGCTGCTGGAAGATGTGCGCGCCGCCGCGCCGCAAGGCGACCTGTGGATGCAGCTCTATGTACAACAGGATCGTGGCATTGCCGAAGACTTGATGGGGCGCGCAGCCGCTGCGGGTTATTCAACGCTGGTGCTCACAGTCGATGTCCCCGTGCACGGCAAGCGCGATCACGACACGCGCAATGGCTTCCGGTTGCCGCTACGAATGTCGCCCAAGCTTCTCGCCGATTGCCTGGCGCATCCGCATTGGTGCTGGCAGATGGCGCGCGCGGGTTCGCCGCAATTGAAGAACATTGCGAAGAGCGTGGGCGAGCATACGGATTTATCGCGTCACGCCGCCATGCTGAGCCGGCAGATGGACTTGACGCTGGGCTGGACGGATCTGGATTGGGTACGACGGCACTGGAGCGGCAAGGTGATCGTCAAGGGCATCATGAGCAGGGAAGACGCACTGCTGGCCGTTGCGCATGGCGCGGATGGCGTGGTGGTATCGAATCATGGCGGGCGGCAGTTGGGGAGCACGTTCGCGCCGTTGGAGCTGCTGCCGGGGATCGTTGCGGCAGTGCGCGGAAAGACGGAGATTTTTATCGACGGCGGTGTGCGGCGCGGCAGCGATGCATTGAAGGCTGTTGCGTTAGGCGCGCGCGGGGCGTTGCTCGGCCGGGCGCCGTTGTATGGCCTCGCTTCGCGCGGAGCAGCCGGGGCCGGCGAAGTGCTCGCGCTGATGATGGACGAGATGCTGATTTCGCTGCGCTTGCTAGGGTGCCAGGGAGTCGGCGAACTTGGCCCGGCGTTTGTCGGGCGCGATGGTTCGCGTGGCTCGGATTTAGTTTAG
- a CDS encoding zinc ribbon domain-containing protein YjdM yields MSTFPACPLCAMENTYADADRIICADCGHEWSASDAAPADDDTSAVVKDANGNVLANGDSVVLIKDLKVKGSSITLKVGSKVKSIRLVGGDHEVDCKMDAGSFMLKACYLKKV; encoded by the coding sequence ATGTCTACATTCCCAGCCTGCCCACTATGCGCGATGGAGAACACCTACGCGGACGCCGATCGCATCATTTGCGCTGACTGCGGTCATGAATGGTCAGCGTCAGATGCCGCGCCAGCCGATGACGACACGAGTGCCGTGGTGAAAGACGCCAATGGCAACGTGCTTGCCAACGGCGACTCAGTAGTGCTGATCAAAGACCTGAAAGTGAAAGGCTCGTCCATTACGCTGAAGGTCGGTTCGAAGGTGAAAAGCATCCGGCTGGTGGGCGGCGACCACGAAGTCGACTGCAAGATGGACGCCGGCAGCTTTATGCTGAAAGCCTGCTATTTGAAGAAGGTCTAA
- a CDS encoding YukJ family protein, which yields MTVNYGVLKGTVTGHLRNADDDHYQILVHAGTTVFRIASNVKSSAPHAPSTVLFEELDTLPERLTSGLGALTPGFTKLPSTPGGLAIDYVRSGLVDIKAMTPVPADAPGSTNDLKDKLESAVVAAMAMEGSIIYAFGSRWGPEENKPDQYFKFVPGNGVHDIHMNQGNGGQYEQDNGVYQDGALMIAYADNTWRAFFFAFQSQTFDTDDQGNPITGG from the coding sequence ATGACAGTGAACTATGGGGTGCTCAAGGGCACCGTGACCGGTCATCTTCGCAATGCCGATGACGACCATTATCAAATCCTGGTCCACGCAGGAACGACGGTTTTCCGGATTGCGTCGAACGTAAAGTCGTCGGCGCCGCACGCGCCTTCAACGGTATTGTTCGAAGAGCTGGATACGTTGCCCGAAAGATTAACGAGCGGTCTGGGTGCGCTGACGCCTGGCTTCACCAAGCTGCCGTCCACGCCCGGCGGTCTTGCGATTGACTATGTGCGCAGCGGCCTTGTCGATATCAAGGCAATGACACCCGTTCCCGCCGACGCACCCGGCTCGACCAACGACCTGAAAGACAAACTGGAAAGCGCGGTCGTTGCGGCGATGGCCATGGAAGGGTCGATTATTTACGCATTCGGATCGAGATGGGGTCCTGAAGAAAACAAACCGGATCAGTATTTCAAATTCGTGCCGGGCAATGGCGTCCACGACATCCATATGAACCAGGGAAACGGCGGGCAGTACGAGCAGGATAACGGCGTGTATCAGGACGGAGCGCTGATGATCGCGTATGCAGACAACACATGGCGCGCGTTCTTCTTTGCGTTCCAGTCGCAGACCTTCGATACCGACGATCAAGGCAATCCCATCACGGGAGGGTGA
- a CDS encoding metallophosphoesterase has product MPTKAKSNVKGGHEKASRKSSATRRGTAEGKHGGKTHAHGVASKKNPQGSRGLAQPVFAQPQPTADPTVFRVPHPSDDAAYKEIDKLNAEHKLFPLPFPAPRGGVEPRLTLADVMGGNVNAADRINAGGQLVFHATGDCGNTSGPATENQVADKMTADFVETAANEVPQFALLLGDVVYSFGEAKYYYDQFYEPYRDYPAPILACAGNHDGMVSPEAHAKSLAAFLRNFCSQKVVVTPEAGGLSRTAQIQPGVFFTFEAPFVRVLVLYSNTLEDPGVIADSHIGKSQLQFLDAALKRVRAENYQGALIIADHHPPYTVAPHGWSVELLAQIDKVCAANGIWPHAFLSGHAHNYQRFTRTRSADGTHIPYLVCGNGGHGLVKLAKHGAPALRAPQVIQAASSSTDQVVLESYDDTHYGYLRIVVTQAQLRIEYHATTSNGSAAKAPSDYVTVDLATRQIAHFEAPDLGHPAAAATVRARFEQGRSQE; this is encoded by the coding sequence ATGCCGACGAAAGCGAAGTCGAACGTGAAGGGTGGTCACGAGAAAGCAAGCCGCAAATCGTCGGCCACGCGCCGCGGGACCGCGGAAGGAAAGCACGGCGGCAAAACGCATGCGCATGGCGTGGCCAGCAAGAAAAATCCGCAGGGATCCCGCGGGCTCGCCCAGCCGGTTTTTGCGCAGCCACAACCAACCGCCGATCCAACTGTATTTCGCGTTCCCCATCCCTCCGATGACGCGGCTTACAAGGAGATCGACAAGCTCAATGCGGAACACAAGCTGTTCCCGTTGCCATTCCCTGCGCCGCGAGGCGGGGTGGAGCCACGGCTGACACTGGCCGACGTGATGGGCGGCAACGTGAACGCCGCCGACCGGATCAATGCGGGCGGCCAACTCGTCTTTCATGCAACGGGCGATTGTGGCAACACAAGCGGTCCGGCTACCGAGAACCAGGTAGCGGACAAGATGACCGCCGACTTCGTCGAGACGGCCGCGAACGAAGTGCCTCAGTTCGCGTTGCTGCTCGGCGACGTGGTCTACAGCTTCGGCGAGGCCAAGTACTACTACGACCAGTTCTACGAACCGTATCGGGACTATCCGGCGCCGATCCTCGCTTGCGCGGGCAATCACGACGGCATGGTTTCGCCGGAAGCTCATGCCAAGAGCCTCGCCGCTTTCCTGCGCAATTTCTGCTCGCAAAAAGTTGTCGTGACGCCGGAAGCGGGCGGTTTGTCGCGTACGGCGCAAATCCAGCCGGGCGTGTTCTTCACGTTCGAAGCGCCGTTTGTGCGCGTGCTGGTGCTGTACAGCAATACGCTGGAAGATCCGGGTGTGATCGCGGACTCGCATATAGGAAAAAGCCAGCTTCAGTTCCTCGATGCCGCGCTCAAACGGGTCAGGGCGGAGAACTATCAGGGCGCGCTGATCATTGCCGATCACCATCCGCCCTACACCGTCGCGCCGCACGGATGGAGCGTCGAGTTGCTGGCCCAGATCGACAAGGTCTGCGCCGCGAACGGGATCTGGCCGCACGCATTCTTGTCGGGGCACGCGCACAACTATCAGCGCTTCACGCGCACGCGCAGCGCCGACGGTACGCATATTCCGTATCTGGTGTGCGGAAACGGCGGCCATGGTCTCGTGAAGCTGGCAAAACATGGCGCCCCTGCGTTACGCGCGCCGCAGGTCATCCAGGCGGCCAGCAGTTCGACGGATCAGGTCGTTCTCGAAAGTTACGACGACACCCATTACGGCTATTTGCGTATTGTCGTGACGCAGGCGCAGCTTCGCATTGAGTATCACGCGACGACATCGAATGGGAGTGCGGCGAAGGCGCCCAGCGACTATGTCACGGTCGATCTCGCCACCCGCCAGATCGCGCATTTTGAAGCGCCCGATCTCGGTCATCCGGCAGCAGCGGCGACGGTGCGTGCAAGGTTCGAGCAAGGGCGCTCGCAGGAGTAA
- a CDS encoding XRE family transcriptional regulator, which translates to MNAPSLSDHHVSDAPESQRVGRAFAARLDMTIKRSGLSSGRVAKSLGVTEGDVALWRAGITLPRAADCRRLSELLHVEMAWLNGGSKPVGESERRSDRVNAIA; encoded by the coding sequence ATGAACGCACCTTCCCTTTCCGACCACCACGTCAGCGACGCCCCCGAGAGCCAACGGGTCGGCCGCGCGTTCGCGGCCAGGCTCGACATGACCATCAAGCGTTCCGGGCTTTCGTCCGGGCGCGTAGCAAAATCTCTGGGTGTCACCGAGGGAGATGTGGCACTGTGGCGAGCAGGTATCACGCTGCCGCGAGCCGCCGACTGCCGCCGCTTGTCTGAACTCCTGCACGTGGAGATGGCGTGGCTGAACGGTGGATCGAAGCCGGTGGGCGAAAGCGAGCGCAGGTCCGACAGGGTGAATGCCATTGCCTAG
- a CDS encoding nuclear transport factor 2 family protein → MDTPMEVVKRAYQAFGRNDIEAVLECIAPTVDWRIVGPTSLPYPTQCRTRQEVGQFFKALAADGEITAFEPREFIDANEQIVVLGFVRVMLSETGKPFETEWVHICTVKDGLLTRWIEFFDTAARLNA, encoded by the coding sequence ATGGACACGCCCATGGAAGTTGTGAAGCGGGCTTATCAGGCGTTCGGGCGCAATGACATCGAGGCAGTCCTCGAGTGCATCGCGCCGACGGTCGACTGGCGGATCGTAGGCCCCACCTCGCTACCTTATCCAACGCAATGCCGTACCCGGCAGGAGGTCGGCCAGTTCTTCAAGGCGCTGGCTGCGGATGGGGAGATCACGGCGTTCGAACCCCGGGAGTTTATCGACGCGAACGAGCAGATTGTCGTTCTCGGTTTTGTCCGGGTGATGCTTAGCGAAACCGGCAAGCCATTCGAGACAGAGTGGGTTCACATCTGCACGGTCAAGGACGGTTTGTTGACACGCTGGATTGAATTCTTCGATACGGCGGCGCGCTTAAACGCTTAA
- a CDS encoding long-chain-fatty-acid--CoA ligase encodes MERIWLKAYPPGVPADIDPTQYRSLPDLLDESFEAFASRQAFACMGRTLTYAELDAQSRNLGAWLQSKGLARGARVAIMMPNVLQYPVAMAAILRAGYVIVNVNPLYTPRELEHQLVDSGAEAIVLLEPFDAVLRAVQRNTRILHVVVTSIGEMMGVTDSHASDEPAPTPRTTFSEALAQGARSPFKRVNLEPDDLAVLQYTGGTTGVSKGAMLLHRNLVANVLQSEAWREPLTRHRPDADPIVTVVALPLYHIFGLTVCAFLSMRAGGLGILIPNPRDIPGMIKALQGYAINSFPAVNTLYNALLNDPGFATLDLSRLMLANGGGMAIQQAVAARWFERTGKPIIEGYGLSETSPCATSNPSNGTAFSGAVGVPLPSTLIAIRDDDGRDVAHGEPGEICIFGPQVMAGYWNRPDETASVMTPDGYFKSGDIGIMDERGFVRIVDRKKDMVIVSGFNVYPNEIEDVVALHPGVFEVAAIGVRDEHSGEAVKLFIVRRDPDLTEGDILAFCREGLTGYKRPKAVEFCDELPKSNVGKILRRKLRDREN; translated from the coding sequence ATGGAAAGAATCTGGTTGAAGGCCTATCCGCCCGGCGTTCCCGCGGATATCGACCCGACGCAATACCGTTCGCTGCCGGACCTGCTCGACGAGAGCTTCGAGGCGTTCGCGTCACGGCAAGCGTTTGCCTGCATGGGCCGGACGCTGACGTATGCGGAACTCGACGCGCAGTCGCGCAACCTTGGCGCGTGGCTGCAATCGAAGGGGCTCGCCCGGGGCGCGCGGGTGGCCATCATGATGCCGAATGTGCTGCAGTATCCGGTGGCCATGGCGGCTATCCTGCGCGCCGGCTATGTGATCGTGAACGTCAATCCGCTCTATACGCCGCGCGAGCTCGAACATCAACTGGTCGACAGCGGGGCTGAGGCAATTGTCCTGCTCGAACCATTCGATGCAGTCCTGCGGGCGGTTCAACGCAACACGCGGATATTGCATGTCGTGGTGACGTCGATCGGCGAGATGATGGGCGTGACAGACTCGCATGCGTCTGACGAGCCGGCGCCTACCCCGCGCACTACGTTCAGCGAGGCCTTGGCGCAGGGCGCTCGCAGCCCTTTCAAGCGTGTCAATCTCGAGCCCGATGACCTCGCCGTGCTGCAATACACCGGCGGCACAACGGGCGTTTCCAAAGGGGCGATGCTGCTGCACCGGAACCTGGTTGCCAACGTGCTGCAGAGCGAAGCGTGGCGTGAGCCCTTGACCCGGCACCGTCCAGATGCCGATCCGATTGTCACCGTGGTCGCCTTGCCGCTGTATCACATCTTCGGGCTGACGGTATGCGCGTTCCTGAGCATGCGGGCCGGCGGACTCGGTATCCTCATTCCGAATCCACGTGATATTCCCGGGATGATAAAAGCGCTGCAGGGTTACGCGATCAACTCGTTTCCGGCCGTCAACACGCTTTACAACGCGCTGTTGAACGACCCCGGTTTTGCGACGCTCGATCTGTCCAGGCTGATGCTTGCGAACGGCGGGGGCATGGCGATCCAGCAAGCGGTGGCCGCGCGCTGGTTTGAGAGGACGGGCAAGCCGATCATTGAAGGCTACGGGCTGTCCGAGACTTCACCGTGCGCGACCAGCAACCCGTCCAACGGTACTGCGTTCAGCGGTGCCGTAGGCGTGCCGCTGCCGTCGACTCTCATCGCGATTCGCGATGACGACGGGCGTGACGTTGCCCACGGCGAGCCCGGCGAAATCTGCATTTTCGGGCCGCAAGTGATGGCGGGCTATTGGAATCGTCCCGATGAAACCGCCAGCGTCATGACGCCGGACGGCTACTTCAAATCGGGCGATATCGGCATCATGGATGAACGCGGCTTTGTGAGGATTGTCGATCGCAAGAAGGACATGGTCATTGTGTCCGGCTTCAACGTGTATCCGAACGAAATCGAGGACGTCGTTGCCCTGCATCCTGGTGTGTTTGAGGTCGCGGCAATTGGTGTGCGCGACGAACATTCGGGCGAGGCTGTGAAGCTTTTCATCGTGCGTCGTGACCCGGATCTCACCGAGGGCGACATCCTGGCGTTTTGCCGGGAGGGGCTGACCGGTTACAAGAGACCGAAGGCCGTCGAGTTCTGCGACGAACTGCCCAAGAGCAATGTGGGAAAGATCTTGAGGCGCAAGCTCCGAGACAGGGAAAATTAG